One stretch of Clupea harengus chromosome 2, Ch_v2.0.2, whole genome shotgun sequence DNA includes these proteins:
- the LOC105902648 gene encoding glycerol-3-phosphate dehydrogenase, mitochondrial isoform X2, producing MAVRKAVKVAAFGGGTLVALYAFSELREQKKKQARVQAAEQVKVAFQDELPSRAAQLGALGHADEFDVLVVGGGATGAGCALDAVTRNLKTALVERDDFSSGTSSRSTKLIHGGVRYLQKAIMKLDYEQYMMVKEALHERANLLEIAPHLSGPLPIMLPVYKWWQLPYYWAGIKMYDLVAGAQCLKSSYVLSKAKALELFPMLKKDKLVGAIVYYDGQHNDARMNLAIALTAARYGAAIANYTEVVHLLKRADPESGAVRVCGARCRDVITGQEFDVRAKCVINATGPFTDALRKMDDQKIPNICQPSAGVHIVIPGYYSPDNMGLLDPATSDGRVIFFLPWEKMTIAGTTDTPTDITPHPVPSEEDINFILKEIRNYLSPDVEVRRGDVLAAWSGIRPLVTDPNSKDTQSICRNHVVSISPSGMVTIAGGKWTTYRSMAEETLDAVVKTHGLKAGPCRTTGLMLEGAKDWTPTLYIRLVQDYGLEVEVAQHLASAYGGRAFEVAKMSHVTGKRWPIVGQRLVSEFPYIESEVQYAIKEYACTAIDVIARRTRLGFQNVQAADEALPRIVDLMGKELDWSEEKKMGELAAAKRFLHYEMGYKTRSEQLTNTEITLSPAEVDRYQKRFHKFDKENKGFITTVDVQRVLQSINVKIDQIALHEILNEVDLNKNGQVELIEFLQLMSAVKKGQVSDNRLAMLMKTAEESLNQREPVSVDRSGGGV from the exons ATGGCAGTACGGAAGGCAGTGAAGGTAGCCGCCTTTGGCGGTGGAACTCTGGTTGCATTGTATGCCTTTTCAGAACTgagggagcaaaagaaaaaacag GCCCGAGTGCAGGCTGCGGAACAGGTGAAAGTGGCCTTCCAGGATGAGCTCCCCTCCAGGGCAGCCCAGCTCGGGGCCCTGGGCCACGCCGACGAGTTCGACGTGCTGGTGGTCGGGGGAGGGGCCACGGGCGCAGGTTGTGCCTTAGACGCCGTCACACGCA ATCTCAAAACTGCCCTGGTGGAAAGAGATGATTTCTCATCGGGGACCAGCAGCAGGAGCACCAAGCTCATTCACGGCGGAGTCCGATATCTACAGAAAGCCATCATGAAATTAGATTATGAACAG TATATGATGGTGAAGGAGGCTCTCCATGAACGCGCCAACCTGCTGGAGATTGCTCCTCATCTGTCTGGCCCATTACCCATAATGCTTCCTGTCTACAA GTGGTGGCAGTTACCGTACTACTGGGCCGGGATCAAGATGTATGACCTGGTGGCTGGTGCGCAGTGCCTGAAGAGCAGCTACGTCCTGAGCAAGGCCAAAGCTCTGGAGCTCTTCCCCATGCTGAAGAAGGATAAGCTGGTGGGAGCCATCGTCTACTACGACG GACAACACAACGATGCTCGAATGAACCTCGCCATCGCCCTCACCGCTGCCAGGTATGGGGCTGCCATAGCCAATTACACTGAAGTGGTGCACCTCCTGAAGAGGGCAGACCCGGAGAGCGGCGCTGTGCGGGTCTGTGGAGCGCGCTGCAGGGACGTGATCACAG GGCAGGAATTTGATGTCAGAGCCAAATGTGTTATCAATGCCACGGGACCTTTCACGGACGCGCTGCGCAAAATGGATGATCAGAAGATCCCCAACATCTGTCAGCCCAGTGCTGGGGTGCACATCGTCATCCCGGGCTACTACAG CCCGGACAACATGGGCCTTCTGGACCCCGCCACCAGTGATGGGCGAGTCATCTTCTTCCTGCCATGGGAGAAGATGACCATCGCCGGGACCACCGACACGCCCACCGacatcaccccccaccccgttCCCTCCGAGGAGGACATCAACTTCATCCTCAAAGAGATCCGCAACTACCTCAGCCCTGACGTGGAAG TGAGGAGGGGAGATGTCTTGGCCGCCTGGAGCGGGATCCGCCCCCTGGTCACTGACCCCAACTCTAAGGACACCCAGTCAATCTGCCGCAACCATGTGGTCAGCATCAGCCCGAGTGGCATGGTCACCATCGCAG GTGGAAAATGGACAACATATCGCTCCATGGCTGAGGAGACTCTGGATGCTGTAGTGAAGACCCACGGCCTGAAAGCTGGACCCTGCAGGACGACGGGACTGATGCTGGAGGGAGCCAAGGACTGGACCCCCACCTTGTACATCCGCCTGGTGCAGGACTACGGCCTGGAAGTGGAG GTTGCCCAGCACCTGGCCTCGGCGTACGGCGGACGGGCGTTCGAGGTGGCCAAGATGTCGCACGTCACCGGGAAGAGGTGGCCCATCGTGGGCCAGCGGCTGGTGTCTGAGTTCCCCTACATCGAGAGCGAG GTTCAATACGCGATCAAAGAGTACGCCTGCACAGCCATCGACGTGATCGCACGGCGCACCCGCCTCGGCTTCCAGAACGTTCAGGCGGCCGACGAGGCCCTGCCCCGCATCGTGGACCTCATGGGGAAGGAGCTGGACTGGAGCGAGGAGAAGAAGATG GGCGAGCTGGCGGCTGCCAAGCGGTTCCTGCACTATGAGATGGGCTACAAGACGCGCTCGGAACAGCTGACTAACACAGAGATCACGCTCTCCCCCGCCGAAGTCGACAG gTACCAGAAGCGCTTCCACAAATTTGACAAAGAGAATAAGGGCTTCATCACCACGGTGGATGTTCAGCGAGTCTTACAG AGTATAAATGTGAAGATAGACCAAATCGCTCTTCACGAGATTCTCAATGAAGTGGACCTCAACAAGAATGGACAAGTGGAACTCATTGAGTTTTTGCAG CTGATGAGTGCGGTGAAGAAGGGCCAGGTCTCAGACAACCGTCTGGCCATGCTGATGAAGACAGCCGAGGAGAGCCTCAACCAGAGGGAGCCCGTGTCTGTGGACCGCAGCGGGGGAGGGGTGTGa
- the LOC105902648 gene encoding glycerol-3-phosphate dehydrogenase, mitochondrial isoform X1, whose amino-acid sequence MAVRKAVKVAAFGGGTLVALYAFSELREQKKKQPQWARVQAAEQVKVAFQDELPSRAAQLGALGHADEFDVLVVGGGATGAGCALDAVTRNLKTALVERDDFSSGTSSRSTKLIHGGVRYLQKAIMKLDYEQYMMVKEALHERANLLEIAPHLSGPLPIMLPVYKWWQLPYYWAGIKMYDLVAGAQCLKSSYVLSKAKALELFPMLKKDKLVGAIVYYDGQHNDARMNLAIALTAARYGAAIANYTEVVHLLKRADPESGAVRVCGARCRDVITGQEFDVRAKCVINATGPFTDALRKMDDQKIPNICQPSAGVHIVIPGYYSPDNMGLLDPATSDGRVIFFLPWEKMTIAGTTDTPTDITPHPVPSEEDINFILKEIRNYLSPDVEVRRGDVLAAWSGIRPLVTDPNSKDTQSICRNHVVSISPSGMVTIAGGKWTTYRSMAEETLDAVVKTHGLKAGPCRTTGLMLEGAKDWTPTLYIRLVQDYGLEVEVAQHLASAYGGRAFEVAKMSHVTGKRWPIVGQRLVSEFPYIESEVQYAIKEYACTAIDVIARRTRLGFQNVQAADEALPRIVDLMGKELDWSEEKKMGELAAAKRFLHYEMGYKTRSEQLTNTEITLSPAEVDRYQKRFHKFDKENKGFITTVDVQRVLQSINVKIDQIALHEILNEVDLNKNGQVELIEFLQLMSAVKKGQVSDNRLAMLMKTAEESLNQREPVSVDRSGGGV is encoded by the exons ATGGCAGTACGGAAGGCAGTGAAGGTAGCCGCCTTTGGCGGTGGAACTCTGGTTGCATTGTATGCCTTTTCAGAACTgagggagcaaaagaaaaaacag CCTCAATGG GCCCGAGTGCAGGCTGCGGAACAGGTGAAAGTGGCCTTCCAGGATGAGCTCCCCTCCAGGGCAGCCCAGCTCGGGGCCCTGGGCCACGCCGACGAGTTCGACGTGCTGGTGGTCGGGGGAGGGGCCACGGGCGCAGGTTGTGCCTTAGACGCCGTCACACGCA ATCTCAAAACTGCCCTGGTGGAAAGAGATGATTTCTCATCGGGGACCAGCAGCAGGAGCACCAAGCTCATTCACGGCGGAGTCCGATATCTACAGAAAGCCATCATGAAATTAGATTATGAACAG TATATGATGGTGAAGGAGGCTCTCCATGAACGCGCCAACCTGCTGGAGATTGCTCCTCATCTGTCTGGCCCATTACCCATAATGCTTCCTGTCTACAA GTGGTGGCAGTTACCGTACTACTGGGCCGGGATCAAGATGTATGACCTGGTGGCTGGTGCGCAGTGCCTGAAGAGCAGCTACGTCCTGAGCAAGGCCAAAGCTCTGGAGCTCTTCCCCATGCTGAAGAAGGATAAGCTGGTGGGAGCCATCGTCTACTACGACG GACAACACAACGATGCTCGAATGAACCTCGCCATCGCCCTCACCGCTGCCAGGTATGGGGCTGCCATAGCCAATTACACTGAAGTGGTGCACCTCCTGAAGAGGGCAGACCCGGAGAGCGGCGCTGTGCGGGTCTGTGGAGCGCGCTGCAGGGACGTGATCACAG GGCAGGAATTTGATGTCAGAGCCAAATGTGTTATCAATGCCACGGGACCTTTCACGGACGCGCTGCGCAAAATGGATGATCAGAAGATCCCCAACATCTGTCAGCCCAGTGCTGGGGTGCACATCGTCATCCCGGGCTACTACAG CCCGGACAACATGGGCCTTCTGGACCCCGCCACCAGTGATGGGCGAGTCATCTTCTTCCTGCCATGGGAGAAGATGACCATCGCCGGGACCACCGACACGCCCACCGacatcaccccccaccccgttCCCTCCGAGGAGGACATCAACTTCATCCTCAAAGAGATCCGCAACTACCTCAGCCCTGACGTGGAAG TGAGGAGGGGAGATGTCTTGGCCGCCTGGAGCGGGATCCGCCCCCTGGTCACTGACCCCAACTCTAAGGACACCCAGTCAATCTGCCGCAACCATGTGGTCAGCATCAGCCCGAGTGGCATGGTCACCATCGCAG GTGGAAAATGGACAACATATCGCTCCATGGCTGAGGAGACTCTGGATGCTGTAGTGAAGACCCACGGCCTGAAAGCTGGACCCTGCAGGACGACGGGACTGATGCTGGAGGGAGCCAAGGACTGGACCCCCACCTTGTACATCCGCCTGGTGCAGGACTACGGCCTGGAAGTGGAG GTTGCCCAGCACCTGGCCTCGGCGTACGGCGGACGGGCGTTCGAGGTGGCCAAGATGTCGCACGTCACCGGGAAGAGGTGGCCCATCGTGGGCCAGCGGCTGGTGTCTGAGTTCCCCTACATCGAGAGCGAG GTTCAATACGCGATCAAAGAGTACGCCTGCACAGCCATCGACGTGATCGCACGGCGCACCCGCCTCGGCTTCCAGAACGTTCAGGCGGCCGACGAGGCCCTGCCCCGCATCGTGGACCTCATGGGGAAGGAGCTGGACTGGAGCGAGGAGAAGAAGATG GGCGAGCTGGCGGCTGCCAAGCGGTTCCTGCACTATGAGATGGGCTACAAGACGCGCTCGGAACAGCTGACTAACACAGAGATCACGCTCTCCCCCGCCGAAGTCGACAG gTACCAGAAGCGCTTCCACAAATTTGACAAAGAGAATAAGGGCTTCATCACCACGGTGGATGTTCAGCGAGTCTTACAG AGTATAAATGTGAAGATAGACCAAATCGCTCTTCACGAGATTCTCAATGAAGTGGACCTCAACAAGAATGGACAAGTGGAACTCATTGAGTTTTTGCAG CTGATGAGTGCGGTGAAGAAGGGCCAGGTCTCAGACAACCGTCTGGCCATGCTGATGAAGACAGCCGAGGAGAGCCTCAACCAGAGGGAGCCCGTGTCTGTGGACCGCAGCGGGGGAGGGGTGTGa